A section of the Leptolyngbya iicbica LK genome encodes:
- a CDS encoding sulfite oxidase-like oxidoreductase: MKYFEKPGPEMRDRVPPGQHLAKGFPVLTYGDTPQIARGEWQLKTWGLADSKRYTWDDMLALPQQDFTADFHCVTTWSKLDVKWTGIAVPDFLATLQVEPTATHVLLHCFGDYTTNLTLEDFNRPENFFAHTLYGEPLPADHGGPMRLVVPHLYAWKSAKWLNGIEFLAEESLGFWERNGYHRRGEPFAEERYAGR, encoded by the coding sequence ATGAAATACTTCGAGAAACCGGGGCCTGAGATGCGCGATCGCGTTCCTCCCGGACAGCATTTAGCCAAAGGGTTTCCCGTCTTGACCTACGGCGACACCCCACAAATTGCACGCGGGGAGTGGCAGCTAAAAACCTGGGGGCTCGCGGACTCCAAGCGCTATACCTGGGACGACATGCTCGCGCTGCCCCAGCAAGATTTCACCGCCGACTTTCACTGCGTCACCACCTGGTCAAAGCTGGATGTGAAATGGACGGGCATCGCGGTGCCGGACTTTCTCGCCACACTCCAGGTCGAACCAACTGCGACCCATGTGTTGCTGCATTGCTTCGGCGACTACACCACCAACCTCACCCTAGAGGATTTCAATCGTCCCGAAAATTTCTTTGCCCACACCCTCTATGGGGAACCGTTGCCCGCTGATCATGGTGGCCCCATGCGCCTCGTCGTCCCCCACCTTTACGCCTGGAAGAGCGCTAAATGGCTCAACGGTATTGAGTTTTTAGCCGAAGAAAGCCTCGGCTTTTGGGAGCGTAACGGCTATCACCGTCGCGGCGAACCCTTTGCCGAAGAGCGTTATGCGGGTCGCTAA
- the dps gene encoding DNA starvation/stationary phase protection protein Dps: MVATTAKPTARFYPTRNDLSASVREQVVTVLNQSLAATLDLKTQTKQAHWNVKGKDFYQLHELFDEMAGELEEYVDMVAERVTALGGTALGTARMAAEQSILPEYPVDAVSGADHVTALADRYAAYAKHVREAIDATDELGDADTADLYTEVSRTIDKRLWFLEAHLISE, encoded by the coding sequence ATGGTTGCAACCACTGCTAAACCCACTGCCCGCTTTTATCCGACCCGTAATGACTTGTCTGCATCTGTGCGAGAGCAGGTAGTCACCGTTTTGAACCAGAGCTTGGCAGCAACGCTCGATCTCAAAACTCAGACCAAGCAAGCGCACTGGAACGTGAAGGGCAAAGATTTTTACCAGCTGCACGAACTCTTTGATGAGATGGCTGGCGAGTTGGAAGAGTACGTGGATATGGTGGCCGAACGAGTCACGGCGCTGGGCGGTACGGCCTTAGGGACTGCCAGAATGGCCGCTGAGCAATCGATTTTGCCGGAGTATCCGGTTGATGCAGTCAGTGGTGCCGACCATGTCACCGCCCTCGCCGATCGCTATGCCGCCTATGCCAAGCATGTACGTGAAGCGATCGATGCAACGGATGAATTGGGCGATGCTGATACAGCTGACCTTTACACCGAAGTGTCACGCACCATTGACAAGCGCTTGTGGTTCTTAGAGGCGCACCTCATTAGCGAATAA
- a CDS encoding phosphoribulokinase: MANRPIILGIVGDSAAGKTTLTRGIGQILGEDQVTAICTDDYHRYDRQQRKDMGISALHPDCNYLDIIEQHLQLLREGKPILKPIYNHTTGMFDPPEYIKPTKFVIVEGLLGYSTAIARNCYDVMVYLAPPEEIRATWKIKRDTRKRGYTEEQVLDQLKAREPDSEAFIRPQRQWADVIVSFYPPAEGNGGKDDLLLDVKLVLRPTIPHPDFTHILDDTGNHLGDAIRLVLDRDMGKPVDVLEIDGQATQEQVQELERILCGEVPYLGQFCSLEGNDEIGKLVGTTGETLQSYPLALTQLFITYHMLKADKVAAQLAA, from the coding sequence ATGGCGAATCGTCCAATTATTTTGGGGATCGTGGGCGACAGCGCCGCGGGCAAGACCACCCTTACCCGTGGGATCGGTCAGATTTTAGGTGAGGATCAGGTCACGGCCATCTGTACGGACGATTACCACCGCTACGATCGCCAACAGCGCAAAGATATGGGTATCTCGGCGCTGCATCCTGACTGCAATTATCTCGACATCATCGAACAGCATTTGCAACTACTGCGAGAAGGCAAACCTATTCTGAAGCCGATCTACAACCACACCACGGGCATGTTTGATCCGCCTGAATACATCAAGCCGACCAAGTTTGTCATTGTGGAAGGGCTGTTAGGATATTCCACCGCGATCGCCCGCAACTGCTACGACGTGATGGTGTACCTCGCGCCTCCTGAGGAAATCCGCGCCACCTGGAAAATCAAGCGCGATACTCGCAAACGCGGTTACACCGAAGAGCAAGTGCTCGATCAGCTCAAGGCGCGCGAGCCCGATTCCGAAGCCTTTATCCGGCCCCAACGGCAGTGGGCCGACGTGATTGTCAGCTTTTATCCCCCAGCTGAGGGCAACGGCGGCAAAGATGACTTGCTGCTCGACGTGAAATTAGTGCTGCGCCCCACCATTCCCCACCCCGATTTCACCCATATTTTGGACGATACGGGCAATCACTTGGGAGATGCCATTCGCTTGGTGCTTGACCGGGACATGGGCAAGCCCGTGGATGTGCTGGAAATTGATGGTCAAGCGACCCAAGAACAGGTGCAAGAGCTGGAGCGGATTTTGTGTGGTGAAGTGCCTTACTTAGGGCAATTTTGCAGCCTCGAAGGCAATGACGAGATCGGTAAGCTGGTCGGCACAACTGGGGAAACTTTGCAAAGCTATCCCTTAGCGTTGACGCAGCTCTTCATCACTTATCACATGTTGAAAGCCGATAAGGTGGCGGCGCAGTTAGCCGCATAG